A window of Limosilactobacillus sp. WILCCON 0051 genomic DNA:
GGTAAAGCCATTTAAGCCAGCCTTGGACGATGCATAGGCCGTCGTTCCCAGCAAGCCGCCTCCGATTTTACCGGCTACGGAAGAAACGTTGACGATTCGGCCGCCGCCATTACTCTTGAAGTGTTCCCAGATAGCATGAACGGTATTGAAAGGTCCGGTTAGGTTAACGGCCAGCGTCCGATCCCATTCGGCTGGCGATAATTCATCAAACGACTTGGCGCTGATGATGCCCGCTACATTGATCAAGACATCGATGCGGCCAAAGTCATTTAAGATCTGCTGAAAGACTGCATCAACGGCAGCGCGATTGCTTTGATCCATGGCATAAGGGTGGGCGTGCTCCCCAAGCTCAGCGGCGACTTGATTTGCTTCATCAAGCGTCAGGCCAATCAGGGCAACCGAGCCGCCGCCAGCGATGATGCCTTTAGCGACTTCCTTACCGATTCCGCCAGTCGCACCGGTTACGATAACGTTTTTACCATCATAGTCATAGCGCATAATGGATCCCCCTTTAATCAAATACTTGTTTTTATTATAGTCTCAATTGTGAGCAGGGGAGTGAGAAATTAAATCAATCTCTATTTGATAAACCAGTAGTAATTTACCTTAACTAAACTTCAAAAACAAAATAAGACACCACTGACTTTAGCTATTCATAACCTAACTTAAGAATCGGCTACGTTTACAACTTTAATTTGACTTTCAGCAGCAAAGATGGAATAATTTGATTCCGA
This region includes:
- a CDS encoding SDR family NAD(P)-dependent oxidoreductase; translation: MRYDYDGKNVIVTGATGGIGKEVAKGIIAGGGSVALIGLTLDEANQVAAELGEHAHPYAMDQSNRAAVDAVFQQILNDFGRIDVLINVAGIISAKSFDELSPAEWDRTLAVNLTGPFNTVHAIWEHFKSNGGGRIVNVSSVAGKIGGGLLGTTAYASSKAGLNGFTKAIAKEGAKYGIYANAVCPSFTHTGMTAALEADLEKRQRVLSMIPLGRGAAPAEIAQMILFFGCDAASFITGEIGDCDGGIVMDG